One part of the Clostridium thermosuccinogenes genome encodes these proteins:
- a CDS encoding class I adenylate-forming enzyme family protein has translation MPITQMLSRNAHLYPDEISLIERIPESGSRREITWLEFESMSNKLAHALLSKGIGRGDKVALLMMNCLEWLPVYFGILKTGALAVPLNFRFTADEIKKCLDTSESKLLIYGPEFQEKIDMIADSLEYTRDLVFVGDCPSKEAESFYSMISSFPDHAPDIAISDDDDAALYFTSGTTGVPKPIMLTHANLVSACITESQHHKQTHDDNFLCIPPLYHTGAKMHWFGSLYTGSKAVILRGIKPEWILEAVSEERATIVWLLVPWAQDILCAIENKDVNLEDYNLKQWRLMHIGAQPVPPSLIKRWKEYFPDQMYDTNYGLSESTGPGCVHLGIENIHKVGAIGVPGYNWEVKIVDSEGNPVACNEVGELCVKGPGVMKGYYKNPEATEKVLKDGWLFTGDMARMDEDGFIYLVDRKKDVIISGGENIFPVEIEDFLQTCDGVKDAAVIGMPHDRLIEVPLAIVEPKPGKEVTESALVKFCQALPKYKRPWKFIIDKVPRNPTGKIEKPKLREKWCGTGSSLFV, from the coding sequence ATGCCCATTACACAAATGCTTTCACGAAACGCGCATTTGTACCCGGATGAGATAAGCTTGATAGAGCGCATACCTGAGTCCGGCAGCCGCAGGGAGATCACGTGGCTGGAATTTGAAAGCATGTCCAACAAGCTTGCTCATGCACTTTTGTCAAAAGGTATCGGCAGGGGTGACAAGGTGGCACTGCTTATGATGAATTGCCTGGAATGGCTTCCGGTTTATTTCGGCATATTGAAAACCGGAGCGCTGGCTGTTCCCTTGAATTTCAGGTTCACCGCCGATGAAATAAAAAAATGCCTGGATACCTCCGAATCCAAACTCCTTATCTATGGCCCGGAATTTCAGGAAAAAATAGATATGATCGCCGACAGTCTGGAATATACCCGGGATCTGGTATTTGTAGGCGATTGTCCTTCCAAGGAAGCAGAAAGCTTTTACAGCATGATAAGCAGCTTCCCTGACCATGCCCCGGATATAGCAATTTCCGATGACGATGATGCGGCATTGTACTTTACATCCGGCACCACAGGTGTTCCAAAGCCCATAATGCTGACCCACGCCAACCTTGTTTCGGCCTGCATTACCGAAAGCCAGCATCATAAGCAAACCCATGATGACAATTTTCTTTGCATTCCGCCCCTATACCATACCGGAGCTAAAATGCACTGGTTTGGAAGCCTCTATACCGGTTCTAAGGCTGTTATCCTGCGCGGCATAAAGCCGGAATGGATCCTTGAGGCAGTTTCGGAGGAAAGGGCAACCATAGTATGGCTTTTGGTCCCATGGGCCCAGGATATACTTTGCGCAATAGAGAACAAGGATGTAAATCTGGAAGATTATAATCTCAAGCAGTGGAGATTGATGCATATAGGAGCGCAACCTGTGCCTCCGAGCCTGATAAAACGATGGAAGGAATATTTTCCCGACCAGATGTATGATACAAATTATGGTCTCAGCGAATCCACCGGCCCCGGATGTGTGCATCTTGGAATTGAAAATATACACAAGGTCGGAGCCATCGGAGTCCCCGGATACAACTGGGAAGTCAAGATAGTGGATTCGGAAGGAAACCCCGTTGCCTGCAATGAGGTGGGTGAGCTTTGTGTGAAAGGCCCCGGTGTCATGAAAGGATATTACAAAAATCCTGAAGCCACCGAAAAGGTTTTAAAAGACGGATGGCTTTTCACCGGAGATATGGCCCGCATGGACGAAGACGGATTTATATATCTGGTTGACCGCAAAAAGGATGTGATCATTTCCGGCGGCGAGAACATTTTCCCTGTGGAAATCGAGGATTTTCTGCAGACTTGTGACGGAGTAAAGGATGCTGCTGTTATAGGGATGCCCCATGACCGCCTGATTGAAGTGCCTTTGGCCATCGTTGAGCCAAAGCCGGGAAAAGAAGTGACGGAATCGGCGCTTGTAAAATTCTGCCAGGCTCTGCCCAAGTATAAAAGGCCATGGAAGTTCATCATTGACAAGGTTCCACGCAATCCTACCGGAAAGATTGAAAAACCAAAACTCCGTGAGAAATGGTGCGGAACCGGTTCCAGTTTGTTTGTATAA